AAAGAATCTTGATAATGCAAAAAAAATATTCAATACACAATTGGAACGGCTTCAAACGGACTATATTGACTATTATCTGCTACATATGCTTACAGACAAAGCAGGCTTCGACAGACTTGCAGATATGGGAGTATTGACGTGGATGGAAGAGCTTAAAGAAAAAGGTACCATAAAAAATATCGGGTTTTCCTTTCACGGAGCTAAAATTGAATTCGAACAGATTCTCAAGGCGTACCCTTGGGAGTTCTGCCAGATACAATATAATTATATGGACGAAAATAATCAGGCCACAAAGGACGGATTATTACTGGCTAATGATATGGGAATACCTGTTATTGTCATGGAACCTTTAAGAGGAGGAAAGCTGGTTACAAACCTGCCGGAAGACGTAATAAAGGCATTCGCAGAATGCGACCGTGACAGGTCTCCGGCAGAATGGGCCTTGAGGTGGATTTGGAATCATCCTCAGGTAAACGTGGTTCTGTCTGGGATGAGCGATGAGGCACAGGTTGAAGATAATATAAGGATAGCCTCAGATTCGCATGCCAATTCCCTTACGGATGAAGAACTTGGTGTCTTTGATAATGTCAAAAGGATATTACATGAAAGGACAAAAATACCATGTACGGCTTGCGGCTACTGTATGCCGTGTCCTGCAGGAGTTGACATACCGGGCTGCTTTTCACATTATAACGATAAGTACCTTATTAAAGATAAAGGAACAAGATTTCGGTATTATCGGAACTTAGGAGCAGTAGCAGCACAGCCTTCCTATGCTTCACAGTGTAAAGACTGCG
This genomic stretch from Ruminiclostridium cellulolyticum H10 harbors:
- a CDS encoding aldo/keto reductase, producing MLTRINQKNGEELSILGFGCMRFPTRAGGIDEPRAIRMIRYAIEKGINYFDTAYIYHGGKSESLLGKALAGGFREKVKIATKLPSFMVKNLDNAKKIFNTQLERLQTDYIDYYLLHMLTDKAGFDRLADMGVLTWMEELKEKGTIKNIGFSFHGAKIEFEQILKAYPWEFCQIQYNYMDENNQATKDGLLLANDMGIPVIVMEPLRGGKLVTNLPEDVIKAFAECDRDRSPAEWALRWIWNHPQVNVVLSGMSDEAQVEDNIRIASDSHANSLTDEELGVFDNVKRILHERTKIPCTACGYCMPCPAGVDIPGCFSHYNDKYLIKDKGTRFRYYRNLGAVAAQPSYASQCKDCGKCESHCPQKISIRSELKTVSKEMESVFYKAGIAIARKFMKIK